The following DNA comes from Hordeum vulgare subsp. vulgare chromosome 3H, MorexV3_pseudomolecules_assembly, whole genome shotgun sequence.
CGACTTCGGCGAGGAAGATCAGTAGTAGGTGCACGAACCGTAACCTGCAAAACGACCACTGTCAGAAGTGCAACATAATGGCTGATAGGCTGACATCTCTGCTGGCTTGGGGCTGCTTACTGGGGTCGGACTTCACGATGATGCCCGAGTTGGCGAAGTAGCAGTTCCAGGAGTTGCGGCCGTTGGCGGCGTAGTAGAGGTTCATGGCGACGGAGGTGTGCGAGAGCAGGTTGTTGGGGTTGTAGCACGGCCCGCCCGGCTGGATCACGGCGCAGCTTACGTTGGAGCACGCGTAGTTGATGTTGGCCGCCAGGACCTTCTCGTCCGACGACGGCTTCGCCATGCACCACGTTTTCTGCAAGTTGCCACCACCCATGGACGGAGACGGATGCAGGTTGGTTGGATCAGCACATACGCATGCATTCCTACTGACTATTACAAAAGGAAGAGCAAGGAGAGAGGGGGCGATTTTGAGGTACCTGTGCCTCGGCCAGCCTGACGGTGCTTCCTGACAAGAAAAGTTTTGTGAGTTGGTTCGGATCAAGTTCAACTGATGATTATTCTGTAACAAGTGCGTATCGAAATCAAGAACGTGTAGGTAGATCTTGGCAAGAAACAAACAGCAGGTAACTGGGTTCCGCCCTCTCCTCTATCTGAATTAGACGAGATAGTTAATATGTGCCACATTCCACTAATCATAACACGGACCACATTTTGGACCAAATCAACCAAAACATGGTGAAAGATGCCGCGGAAAGTGCGATCCAGAGTTTCAGAAAGGAACAAAAACCGAAGAAAAAGGGTGGAAGGAGTGGGCACAGTTTCCCTCTCTACACGAAAAACCATCGGAGCACCCCCACACGGTACTGAACAAACAAACAGTCAAACAGTGATGCTATGCTAGCGAGATCGCCTAGTCAGAGGAGGCAGAGAGGTCACCTGAGGTGAAGCAGAGGAGCACAAGCCCCAGAGAGAAGAGCAGGAGCGATGCAGATGGCCGAGCCCCCCTACCCATCTTGCTCTCCAGCACACCAGCAAGACCACCAagcaaggaagccaagaagagacagGGAAAAGGGTTGGGGTCTCTAGCTCTAGCTCCAGCAGTTTAATGCGCTGGTTTATAAAAGATGGGGGAGGGAGGAAGCCGGAAAAGGTGGCTGCCGATTGAATGCCTTGTTGAGTGGAGTAGATCCCACCGCAACTGCTtggagaaaaaggaaagagggtgtGGGTCTGGCCATGGCCAtggtcatgtgactctggtccctgGCTTCTTCCCGGGGCAAGCTGCCATGTGCGCCTGGCGTGTACCAGCATGAATTGGCTGGGTCTCTGATCCGATCACAGAGTTTGGTTCCTCCGCACTGGCACTGTGCGCTTCTGGTTCGGACCACACACATGCATGCGTTGACCGGCTTCCACTTTGACGGTCGCATCTGCTCTGTCCATCAGTCCGTGTGATGTGTGCAAGTCAAAGGGTGATCCTCGGCAAGCACTACTGTCCAAAGTTCAAACTGGTTTGAATTTTCTGATCATGTCCTCCGCCCAGTCTTGTGATATGAAGCTCGCTTTTCTTATCCTTAGAGTAACTTCAACGGTCTTACCCAAACGGACGACGAATTTGTTCGTTTTTTGTTAGTTTGGATTGTTCGTCCATCTCGCGTCCGCCTTGTTATAAATTTGGATTGGCACTGCGCCCAACGCGTCGACTCATTTCATATCCGCAATCAATATTTAAAAAAAAGCCCGCGGCCGATCATGCCAGCGGCCATGTCTCATGCCGGCATACAATGCCGGTTTTAAAAATTAGCATCACAGTTCATGCTGGCGCACCGCCAGCCGGCCGGCAC
Coding sequences within:
- the LOC123439723 gene encoding glucan endo-1,3-beta-D-glucosidase-like encodes the protein MGRGARPSASLLLFSLGLVLLCFTSGSTVRLAEAQKTWCMAKPSSDEKVLAANINYACSNVSCAVIQPGGPCYNPNNLLSHTSVAMNLYYAANGRNSWNCYFANSGIIVKSDPSYGSCTYY